In a genomic window of Gossypium arboreum isolate Shixiya-1 chromosome 7, ASM2569848v2, whole genome shotgun sequence:
- the LOC108481592 gene encoding transcription factor MYB14-like, translated as MGRAPCCEKMGLKKGPWTPEEDQILINYINLYGHGNWRALPKQAGLLRCGKSCRLRWTNYLRPDIKRGNFTREEEDTIINLHEMLGNRWSAIAARLPGRTDNEIKNVWHTHLKKRLKPNHGSIDNKGQPKSNVDSSKDIKKEQQEPMNFLSPAVTAADNRPASPPESSSEVSTVTTSENNSNMCMNKIETQEYVSEIDENFWSEVLSADNSSMASDFQVAGSDQQLHPQYLPSSPLPKLETTNDYGSNLYDTDTNMDFWYNLFARVGDLSELPEI; from the exons ATGGGGAGAGCTCCATGCTGTGAGAAAATGGGACTGAAGAAAGGTCCCTGGACTCCGGAGGAAGATCAGATTCTCATCAATTACATTAATCTCTACGGCCATGGCAACTGGCGAGCACTCCCAAAACAAGCTG gTTTACTGAGGTGTGGAAAGAGTTGTAGGCTACGCTGGACTAACTATTTGAGGCCAGACATCAAAAGAGGGAATTTCACCAGGGAAGAAGAGGATACCATAATCAACTTACATGAAATGCTCGGTAACCG ATGGTCTGCTATTGCGGCGAGATTACCGGGACGAACAGACAATGAAATTAAAAATGTATGGCACACCCACTTGAAGAAGAGGCTGAAACCGAACCATGGCTCCATTGACAACAAGGGACAACCCAAATCCAACGTTGATTCATCCAAGGACATCAAAAAAGAACAACAAGAACCCATGAATTTTCTAAGCCCTGCTGTAACTGCTGCAGATAATAGGCCTGCTTCCCCACCAGAATCCAGCAGCGAGGTTTCCACAGTAACGACAAGCGAAAACAACAGTAACATGTGTATGAACAAGATTGAAACACAAGAATATGTCTCTGAAATCGATGAGAACTTCTGGTCGGAAGTATTGTCGGCCGACAATTCAAGCATGGCTAGCGACTTTCAAGTTGCTGGTTCAGACCAGCAACTTCATCCTCAATACTTGCCAAGCTCCCCATTACCGAAGTTGGAAACAACCAATGACTATGGTTCAAATCTATATGATACTGATACTAACATGGATTTCTGGTACAATCTTTTCGCAAGAGTGGGGGATTTATCAGAATTGCCAGAAATTTGA